The Chelonia mydas isolate rCheMyd1 chromosome 3, rCheMyd1.pri.v2, whole genome shotgun sequence genome includes a region encoding these proteins:
- the PPIL6 gene encoding probable inactive peptidyl-prolyl cis-trans isomerase-like 6 isoform X2 — MSIRFKELKGETWEYPSSVMCFIDGQLLGSEQELLKWAYDKWNYQDFKPVALYQAITEDFYTKHMQNSKHMFVYLDIAIQEQPTGTLLFELYSDMCPKTCENFRSLCTGEAGTSRSGLELTYKESVFHRLVKNGWIQGGDITTGRGDSGESIYGPTFEDENFSIPHNKKGILGMANKGRHSNGSQFYITLQPTPYMDKKYVAFGYVYYRYIILKCLKKNTPGFLRYHCPRLRFISERHSTELTAQGWRV; from the exons GAACTGAAAGGTGAAACCTGGGAGTATCCCTCCAGCGTGATGTGTTTTATTGATGGCCAACTGCTGGGAAGTGAACAAGAACTGCTCAAGTGGGCTTATGACAAGTGGAACTACCAAGATTTTAAACCTGTGGCACTTTACCAAGCTATTACTGAGGATTTTTACACCAAACATATGCAAAATAGCAAG CATATGTTTGTGTACTTGGATATAGCTATTCAGGAGCAGCCCACAGGCACCTTGTTATTTGAG CTCTATTCTGATATGTGCCCCAAAACCTGTGAGAATTTTCGCTCTTTGTGTACAGGAGAAGCAGGGACGTCTCGCAGTGGTCTGGAGCTTACTTATAAAGAGTCAGTTTTTCATCGATTAGTAAAAAATGGCTGGATACAAGGAGGAG ACATAACAACTGGAAGAGGAGACAGTGGTGAGTCAATTTATGGACCCACTTTTGAAG ATGAAAACTTTTCCATTCCTCACAACAAAAAAGGGATTCTTGGGATGGCCAACAAGGGACGTCACAGCAATGGTTCACAGTTTTATATCACACTACAGCCAACTCCCTATATGGATAAAAAATATGTGGCTTTTGGGTATGTATACTACAggtacataattttaaaatgtttaaaaaaaaatactcctgGTTTTCTAAGATACCATTGTCCAAGACTGAGATTCATCTctgagaggcacagcacagaactcacagctCAGGGGTGGAGGGTTTAA
- the PPIL6 gene encoding probable inactive peptidyl-prolyl cis-trans isomerase-like 6 isoform X1 has product MGPLQLQQLTVVGFLKEPVFHVAKCTAEELKGETWEYPSSVMCFIDGQLLGSEQELLKWAYDKWNYQDFKPVALYQAITEDFYTKHMQNSKHMFVYLDIAIQEQPTGTLLFELYSDMCPKTCENFRSLCTGEAGTSRSGLELTYKESVFHRLVKNGWIQGGDITTGRGDSGESIYGPTFEDENFSIPHNKKGILGMANKGRHSNGSQFYITLQPTPYMDKKYVAFGYVYYRYIILKCLKKNTPGFLRYHCPRLRFISERHSTELTAQGWRV; this is encoded by the exons GAACTGAAAGGTGAAACCTGGGAGTATCCCTCCAGCGTGATGTGTTTTATTGATGGCCAACTGCTGGGAAGTGAACAAGAACTGCTCAAGTGGGCTTATGACAAGTGGAACTACCAAGATTTTAAACCTGTGGCACTTTACCAAGCTATTACTGAGGATTTTTACACCAAACATATGCAAAATAGCAAG CATATGTTTGTGTACTTGGATATAGCTATTCAGGAGCAGCCCACAGGCACCTTGTTATTTGAG CTCTATTCTGATATGTGCCCCAAAACCTGTGAGAATTTTCGCTCTTTGTGTACAGGAGAAGCAGGGACGTCTCGCAGTGGTCTGGAGCTTACTTATAAAGAGTCAGTTTTTCATCGATTAGTAAAAAATGGCTGGATACAAGGAGGAG ACATAACAACTGGAAGAGGAGACAGTGGTGAGTCAATTTATGGACCCACTTTTGAAG ATGAAAACTTTTCCATTCCTCACAACAAAAAAGGGATTCTTGGGATGGCCAACAAGGGACGTCACAGCAATGGTTCACAGTTTTATATCACACTACAGCCAACTCCCTATATGGATAAAAAATATGTGGCTTTTGGGTATGTATACTACAggtacataattttaaaatgtttaaaaaaaaatactcctgGTTTTCTAAGATACCATTGTCCAAGACTGAGATTCATCTctgagaggcacagcacagaactcacagctCAGGGGTGGAGGGTTTAA